The Parambassis ranga chromosome 14, fParRan2.1, whole genome shotgun sequence genome includes a window with the following:
- the LOC114445727 gene encoding collagenase 3-like gives MKTLNLSIVLSLAVAVYCLPIAQVTEQDESFAESYLKKFFNLTEETGPTVRRGISPVTRKLMEMQKFFGLQITGNLDVDTLAMMKKPRCGVPDTPVGDYSTFGNNLKWDKNSLTFRIENYTPDMSVPEVDDSIEKALQVWAKVTPLRFTRIYSGTADIMISFGRQAHGDYYPFDGPDGTLAHAFAPSPGIGGDAHFDDDETFTFRRGAGYVLFLVAAHEFGHSLGLSHSDDPGALMYPVYSYSNPETFALHRDDIAGIQSLYGPNPDPVQPGPTAPTTPDACDSTMVLDAVATLRGEMLFFKNSFFWRSYPQSNTPQQTLITNFWPNAPVNIDAAYESQQSDHVLLFKDRSVYAFSGYDLVRGYPKSISSFGLPKSVKKVDAALYDPESGKTLFFVDSSYYSYDEARKTMDAGFPKRVDEKFNGMTGKVTAALHYRGYTYLYSGPYMFEYSLQSGRMLRVLRNSYFLQCTNF, from the exons ATGAAGACTTTGAATCTGAGCATTGTCCTGAGCCTAGCAGTTGCAGTTTACTGCCTGCCCATAGCACAGGTCACTGAGCAAGATGAAAGTTTTGCAGag AGCTACCTGAAGAAGTTTTTCAACCTCACAGAGGAGACCGGTCCAACTGTCAGACGTGGGATCAGCCCAGTGACCAGGAAGCTGATGGAGATGCAGAAATTCTTCGGCCTCCAGATCACTGGAAACCTGGATGTCGATACCCTGGCTATGATGAAGAAGCCACGCTGTGGTGTTCCAGACACACCAGTTGGCGACTATTCCACTTTTGGAAACAACCTCAAGTGGGACAAAAACAGCCTCACATTCAGGATTGAGAACTACACACCTGACATGTCTGTGCCAGAGGTGGACGACTCCATCGAGAAAGCCCTGCAGGTCTGGGCCAAGGTCACTCCTCTGAGGTTCACAAGAATCTACAGCGGCACTGCTGACATCATGATCTCCTTTGGTCGCCAGG CACATGGGGATTACTACCCCTTTGATGGTCCTGATGGCACACTGGCCCATGCCTTTGCTCCATCTCCCGGCATTGGAGGAGATGCTcattttgatgatgatgagaccTTCACTTTCCGCAGAGGAGCAG GCTACGTCCTCTTCCTGGTCGCTGCCCATGAGTTTGGTCACTCTCTGGGCTTGTCCCACTCTGATGATCCCGGTGCTCTCATGTACCCTGTGTACTCATACAGTAACCCAGAAACCTTCGCTCTGCACCGTGATGACATCGCTGGCATCCAGTCTCTCTATG GTCCAAACCCAGACCCTGTGCAGCCTGGACCCACAGCTCCCACCACCCCTGATGCCTGCGATTCAACCATGGTCCTAGATGCTGTGGCCACCCTGCGAGGAGAGATGCTCTTCTTCAAGAATAG cttcttctggCGCAGCTACCCTCAGAGCAACACACCTCAGCAGACTCTCATCACAAACTTCTGGCCTAATGCCCCCGTCAACATTGATGCTGCCTATGAGAGCCAGCAGTCCGACCATGTCTTACTCTTTAAAG ACCGCAGCGTGTATGCTTTCAGCGGCTATGACCTGGTGCGTGGTTATCCTAAATCCATTTCCAGTTTTGGTCTGCCCAAATCTGTGAAGAAGGTGGATGCAGCCCTCTATGACCCTGAATCTGGCAAGACCCTGTTCTTTGTAGACAGCAGCTACTACAG TTATGATGAGGCCAGAAAGACAATGGATGCAGGATTCCCCAAACGGGTGGATGAGAAATTCAATGGAATGACCGGCAAGGTGACGGCAGCTCTGCACTACAGAG GTTATACTTACCTCTACAGTGGACCTTACATGTTTGAGTACAGCCTGCAGAGTGGAAGGATGTTGCGTGTGCTGAGGAACAGCTACTTCCTGCAATGCACCAACTTCTAA
- the LOC114446577 gene encoding matrix metalloproteinase-18 encodes MLWFSLVTLLMPIRMLVTAIPVRTPRQPAERAAGPSEADTEFAEEYLQHYYGFKPKSERQKRDANSGVDDAWTTGLCKELKKMQRFLGLPPSGELTKETLAVMKRPRCGLSDVEMVKNRIRWKRNKLSYRIIYNKLSIPKSKIYKVFKEAWRIWSTVAPIKVEKRKRGEADIAISFHSGDHKDGSPFDGKGGILAHAFQPGLGIGGDVHFDADEEWTFNSTGFNLYAVAVHEFGHALGLHHSSDPGAIMYPTYNPPPNFELQLSFRDVKDIQHLYGISHDYPSLYSKNPPPRTPDKCDVDLSFDAVTELQQEVVFFKDRFMWRKHPQFTETGITLISSLWPDSVPSYLDAVYQNVEKNVLLFFKGDQYWMLSQLKVEEGYPKNISALGFPPRIQSVDAALHFKKDRYTVFFTGHECWRYDENLKTMESPVLIEEQWPGVPFPIDAAIFYEGLVHFFKNNLHFEYDADLRRLVSVGHANQMLDCEKQKDNETLAENR; translated from the exons ATGCTCTGGTTCAGTCTTGTGACCCTGCTGATGCCCATCCGCATGCTTGTGACAGCCATACCTGTGCGAACACCACGCCAGCCTGCCGAACGTGCTGCTGGACCGTCTGAAGCTGACACGGAGTTTGCAGAG GAATATCTACAGCACTACTATGGCTTCAAACCCAAGTCAGAAAGACAGAAGAGGGACGCAAACTCAGGCGTAGACGATGCCTGGACGACTGGCCTCTGTAAAGAGCTGAAAAAGATGCAGCGCTTCTTGGGTTTGCCTCCGAGTGGAGAACTCACCAAGGAGACGCTGGCGGTTATGAAGAGGCCGCGCTGTGGTCTGTCGGATGTGGAGATGGTTAAAAACAGAATTCGCTGGAAGAGGAACAAGCTCAGCTACAG GATCATCTACAACAAACTGTCCATCCCAAAATCAAAGATTTACAAAGTCTTCAAAGAGGCTTGGAGGATCTGGTCCACTGTTGCGCCTATTAAAGTGGAAAAACGAAAACGGGGAGAAGCTGACATTGCCATCTCCTTCCACAGCGGTG ATCACAAGGACGGCTCACCTTTTGACGGCAAAGGAGGAATCCTGGCTCACGCCTTCCAGCCTGGGCTTGGCATTGGTGGAGATGTGCACTTCGATGCTGATGAAGAATGGACCTTTAACAGTACTG GGTTCAACTTATATGCTGTGGCAGTCCACGAGTTTGGCCATGCGCTGGGCCTGCACCACTCATCTGACCCCGGAGCGATCATGTACCCAACatacaaccccccccccaatttTGAGCTCCAGCTTTCTTTCAGAGATGTCAAAGATATTCAGCATCTTTATG GAATCAGTCATGACTACCCTTCACTGTATTCCAAAAACCCTCCTCCAAGAACGCCTGACAAATGTGATGTAGATCTGTCCTTTGATGCTGTTACAGAGTTACAACAGGAGGTAGTGTTTTTCAAAGACAG ATTCATGTGGCGCAAACACCCTCAGTTTACAGAAACAGGGATCACCCTGATCAGCAGTCTGTGGCCAGACAGTGTACCCTCATACCTGGATGCTGTGTATCAGAATGTAGAGAAGAATGTCCTTCTGttttttaaag GTGATCAGTACTGGATGCTTAGTCAGTTGAAAGTAGAAGAAGGTTATCCGAAAAACATCTCGGCCCTGGGATTCCCCCCCAGAATCCAATCTGTGGATGCTGCTCTTCACTTTAAAAAGGACCGCTACACTGTGTTCTTCACTGGACATGAGTGCTGGAG gtatGATGAGAATCTGAAAACGATGGAATCACCAGTGCTTATAGAGGAGCAGTGGCCAGGAGTCCCATTTCCCATAGATGCAGCCATCTTCTATGAGG GGTTAGTGCACTTCTTCAAGAATAACCTCCACTTTGAATATGATGCAGACCTGAGACGCCTGGTCTCCGTCGGTCATGCCAACCAGATGCTTGACTGTGAGAAACAGAAAGATAATGAAACACTTGCAGAGAACAGATGA